From the Cryptomeria japonica chromosome 2, Sugi_1.0, whole genome shotgun sequence genome, one window contains:
- the LOC131061436 gene encoding subtilisin-like protease SBT1.7, whose product MKISGYGSIWLLWLFPLVAIANASSLEDGSLQTYIVQTSDSKMPSTFGNPEGWYSSLVDSLHGLDEDQDGSQSILYNYNQVFHGFAAKLTRAQAKALEKTDGILAVNPEMTYQLHTTRTPQFLGLNAQNGAWNSQSGKSDNIIIGLLDSGIWPESPSFSDYGMKPVPVHWKGGCESGTNFSASHCNKKLVGARFFSRGYEASSGPINETVEYRSPRDQAGHGTHTASTAAGGFVQNASFFGLASGTASGMAPTARIAVYKVCWARGCVSSDILAAMDKAVEDGVDIMSLSLGGKQTVGYESDSVAVGAFTAMQKGVFVSCSAGNSGPDQLSVENMAPWITTVGASTVDRDFPGSVVLGNGARFSGVSLYAGRMLPKGKLFPLVYIINGTDDSNLCLDGSLDPNLVKGKIVMCDRGTNSRVAKGFVVKSAGGVGMIMANTEGEDLSADSHVIPAIGVGAQARKSILNYIKTNGAPSATIELMGTVVGTRPAPVIAGFSSRGPSFLSPQILKPDIIAPGVNILAAWTGASGPSSLDIDTRRVKFNIISGTSMSCPHVSGIAALIKAAHPDWSPAAIRSALMTTANSVDNTGKALKDADSGADSTPFAHGAGHVDPNRALTPGLVYDMGVQDYVDFLCSLNYTPEQLRLITKMNAHCSSKSHLGSINYPSFAVVFTNSDTNSSTQVLKFSRTLTNVEDGASVYSVLVSAPAGVRVVVKPTKLSFAKRNEKVSYTVTFIAATSELAPSHGSITWSNGVRNVRSPVVAFSWQS is encoded by the coding sequence ATGAAGATTTCAGGATATGGATCGATTTGGCTACTCTGGTTGTTCCCATTGGTTGCAATTGCAAATGCAAGTTCTCTGGAAGATGGATCTCTGCAAACATACATAGTCCAGACCTCCGATTCGAAGATGCCATCAACTTTTGGTAATCCTGAGGGATGGTATTCATCTCTGGTCGATTCCTTGCACGGTCTTGACGAAGATCAAGACGGATCTCAGAGCATTCTGTATAACTACAACCAGGTCTTCCATGGATTTGCAGCGAAGCTCACTCGGGCCCAAGCAAAGGCCTTGGAGAAAACAGATGGGATTTTAGCGGTCAATCCGGAGATGACATACCAGCTTCATACGACACGGACTCCGCAGTTCTTGGGATTGAATGCCCAAAATGGTGCCTGGAATTCTCAATCTGGTAAGTCCGATAATATTATCATCGGGCTGTTGGATAGCGGGATTTGGCCTGAAAGTCCCAGCTTCTCCGACTATGGAATGAAGCCTGTGCCGGTGCATTGGAAGGGAGGGTGTGAATCCGGGACAAATTTCAGTGCCTCTCACTGTAATAAAAAACTGGTGGGTGCGAGATTTTTCAGCAGAGGCTACGAGGCTTCAAGTGGTCCGATCAATGAGACTGTTGAGTACAGATCTCCGCGAGATCAGGCCGGTCATGGAACCCACACGGCATCCACAGCTGCGGGAGGATTTGTGCAAAATGCCAGCTTTTTTGGGCTTGCGAGTGGCACAGCCTCAGGAATGGCTCCCACAGCAAGAATTGCGGTTTATAAGGTCTGCTGGGCTCGTGGGTGTGTGAGCTCTGATATTCTGGCCGCCATGGACAAAGCTGTTGAAGATGGAGTCGACATTATGTCTCTGTCACTGGGAGGCAAACAGACTGTGGGGTATGAATCAGATTCTGTTGCAGTGGGTGCTTTTACGGCGATGCAGAAGGGGGTGTTCGTATCATGCTCGGCTGGGAATTCAGGCCCAGATCAATTGAGTGTGGAAAATATGGCTCCCTGGATTACCACAGTCGGTGCAAGCACTGTGGACAGAGATTTCCCAGGCTCTGTAGTCCTCGGCAATGGGGCTCGTTTCAGTGGGGTGTCACTCTACGCAGGCAGAATGTTACCCAAAGGAAAACTCTTCCCTCTTGTGTACATAATCAATGGGACTGATGACAGTAATCTGTGCCTTGATGGTAGCCTGGATCCCAacctggtaaaaggcaaaattgtGATGTGCGACAGAGGAACAAATTCCCGGGTCGCGAAAGGTTTTGTGGTGAAATCCGCAGGGGGCGTGGGTATGATAATGGCGAACACTGAGGGCGAAGATCTCTCTGCCGACAGCCATGTAATTCCTGCCATTGGAGTCGGAGCTCAAGCCAGAAAATCCATCCTAAACTACATCAAAACTAACGGAGCACCAAGCGCAACGATTGAGCTAATGGGCACAGTGGTCGGCACTAGACCAGCCCCTGTAATCGCCGGGTTTTCCTCACGGGGGCCGAGTTTTCTGTCGCCACAGATTCTGAAACCCGACATCATTGCTCCGGGTGTGAACATCCTTGCAGCCTGGACAGGCGCATCAGGACCATCGAGTCTGGATATCGATACTCGCAGAGTGAAGTTCAACATCATATCTGGAACATCCATGTCGTGCCCACATGTGAGTGGTATTGCTGCACTGATAAAAGCTGCTCACCCAGATTGGAGCCCTGCGGCCATCAGATCAGCCCTCATGACCACAGCTAACAGTGTCGACAACACGGGAAAAGCTCTGAAAGATGCCGACTCTGGTGCAGACTCGACTCCATTTGCACACGGTGCTGGTCATGTCGACCCCAACAGAGCTCTCACTCCTGGTCTCGTCTACGACATGGGTGTACAAGACTATGTCGATTTTCTCTGCTCTTTGAACTACACTCCAGAGCAGCTCAGGCTTATAACCAAAATGAATGCTCATTGCAGTTCAAAGTCCCACCTTGGAAGCATCAATTATCCCTCTTTTGCTGTAGTTTTTACCAATTCTGATACTAATTCTTCTACCCAGGTGCTCAAATTCAGCCGGACCTTGACGAATGTTGAGGATGGTGCTTCGGTTTACAGTGTTCTTGTGAGCGCACCGGCGGGTGTGAGAGTCGTGGTGAAGCCGACAAAGCTCTCTTTCGCGAAGCGGAATGAGAAGGTTTCATACACAGTGACTTTCATTGCTGCAACTTCGGAGCTGGCGCCCAGTCACGGATCGATCACATGGTCGAATGGAGTACGCAATGTCAGGAGTCCTGTTGTGGCCTTTAGTTGGCAGTCGTAA